The Chloroflexota bacterium genome window below encodes:
- a CDS encoding glycosyltransferase family 2 protein, whose translation MTDSEPSARPRLTFFFPAYNEEENIARTVGLALSQIGPVVPSIEVLAIDDGSTDQTPALADALAAADPRVRVHHQPNRGYGGAIKAGFEQARGELICFSDGDLQFDLREMSRLLERLADERKPVDAVIGFRIKRRDPFHRIFIAKTYNAIVSVAFGLRVRDIDCAMKLFRREVFEGLRLDAEGPFLSAELLIKLRARGVRTAQVGVNHFPRAAGTNTGASFKKILRTFRDLARLRWDLWTKRDEVLGRRV comes from the coding sequence GTGACCGATTCCGAGCCCTCCGCCCGGCCGCGCCTGACCTTCTTCTTCCCGGCCTACAACGAGGAGGAGAACATCGCGCGGACCGTCGGGCTGGCACTCTCGCAGATCGGTCCGGTGGTCCCTTCGATCGAGGTCCTGGCGATCGACGATGGCTCGACCGACCAGACGCCGGCGCTCGCCGACGCCCTGGCCGCGGCCGACCCGCGCGTGCGGGTTCACCACCAGCCGAACCGCGGCTACGGCGGGGCCATCAAGGCGGGCTTCGAGCAGGCACGCGGCGAGCTGATCTGCTTCTCGGACGGCGACCTCCAGTTCGACCTGCGCGAGATGAGCCGGCTCCTGGAGCGGCTGGCGGACGAGCGGAAGCCGGTCGACGCGGTGATCGGCTTCCGGATCAAGCGTCGCGACCCGTTCCACCGCATCTTCATCGCCAAGACCTACAACGCGATCGTGTCGGTCGCCTTCGGCCTGCGCGTGCGCGACATCGACTGCGCCATGAAGCTCTTCCGGCGGGAGGTCTTCGAGGGTTTGCGCCTGGATGCCGAGGGGCCGTTCCTGTCGGCCGAGCTGCTCATCAAGCTGCGTGCGCGGGGGGTCCGCACGGCGCAGGTCGGTGTCAATCACTTCCCCCGCGCTGCCGGCACCAATACCGGGGCCAGCTTCAAGAAGATTCTGCGCACCTTCCGTGACCTGGCCAGGCTGCGCTGGGACCTGTGGACGAAGCGCGACGAGGTTCTCGGCCGCCGCGTCTGA
- a CDS encoding bifunctional nuclease family protein — MRLIEMVVESVRVHMLSSQHVVILKESDRERYLPIWIGPSEANAIAMRLQGLNAERPLTHDLLVSIVAALNSSISRVVITHVTDGTFHARLYVETADGGEAEIDSRTSDAIAVAVRTGSTIYVDERVLDEAGVEPDRAEPGDVHDESLAIFREFVNSLDVDLEGGEKGPPSEEQGA, encoded by the coding sequence GTGAGGCTGATCGAGATGGTCGTCGAAAGCGTTCGCGTGCACATGCTCTCGAGCCAGCACGTGGTCATCCTGAAGGAGTCCGACCGGGAGCGGTATCTGCCGATCTGGATCGGCCCGTCAGAGGCCAACGCCATCGCCATGCGTCTGCAGGGCCTCAACGCGGAGCGCCCGCTGACCCACGATCTGCTCGTCAGCATCGTGGCCGCCCTGAACTCCAGCATCAGCCGTGTCGTCATCACGCACGTGACGGACGGCACCTTCCACGCGCGGCTCTACGTCGAGACCGCCGACGGCGGGGAGGCCGAGATCGACTCCCGGACCAGCGATGCGATCGCGGTGGCGGTGCGCACCGGGTCGACCATCTACGTGGATGAGCGGGTCCTCGACGAGGCCGGGGTGGAGCCAGACCGCGCCGAACCCGGCGACGTGCACGATGAGAGCCTCGCCATCTTCCGCGAGTTCGTCAACTCGCTCGACGTCGACCTGGAGGGTGGGGAGAAGGGTCCGCCCAGCGAGGAGCAGGGGGCCTGA